TGGTGTATTCTGCAGGAATCGGCAACGCTAAGTGCAAGGATCCTTAAAGCTGTTTACTTCCCTAGTGAAGATTTCTTGGACGCTCCAGTTGGTACCCACGCGTCTCAAGTTTGGCGATCCATAGTAGAGGGCCGAGACATGCTCAAGCAAGGCCTAATCAGGCGTATCGGGGATGGCTCCACTACTCACACTTGGGACCGGAATTGGTTGCCGAGGTCGTCGCGGCTGCGCCTGACGGTGTGCGTTCAGGCTGAGCCGCCGATCAGGGTCAGTGTTTCATCTGTTCGGAGACGGCTAGCTGGGATATGTAGAAACTGAACCACTACTTTATTCCTATGGATGTGGAGGCCATTACGCCCATCCCTTTGTCTACCAGAGTTCAGGACGACTTTTGGGCCTGGCATTTTGAGAAGAATGGCGTCTTCTCAGTTCGATCGACGTATCAATTTTTTGTGAAAACTAAACAGGAACGCGAAGCTTGGCTTGATCACCGGCCAAGCTCGTCTGATGCAGTTGGCGACGGAAGGAATTGGTCTACCTTGTGGAAGGTGAAAGTACCTTCCAAGATTCGTGTGTTCCTATGGTGGCTGGCCCAACAGTCGCTCCCTACTGGTGATCTACTTGCGCACCGGCATATGGCGGAGACCGCGAACTGCGCTATATGTGGTGAACCTGACTCGTGGCGTCATTCTCTGCTCTCTTGCACGATGGCGCGTTGTGTTTGGGCGTTGGTGGATCAGCAGATCACAGAACATATGGTGGCCGCTACTGAACCGTCGGCGAAACAATGGTTGTTTGTCATGATGGCTTCACTTAAGCACGATGGGTTCATCAAGATGGTGGTCACTTTTTGGGCGATCTGGCACGCTAGAAGAAAGGTGATTCATGAAAATCTATTTCAGAGCCCGATCTCTACTTTTGCCTTTGTGGATCGATTTCTCTAGGATATCTCGCCAGTGGCCTCACTCCCACAGGCGCGACCGGGAGTTAAACCTGCTTCGCCGAGGTGGCTTGCCCCACCGCCGAAGATGATCAAGATCAACGTCGACGCGGTTGTGGCGCGGTCAACCGGTCGGGGTTTGGTGGCGGCTGTTGCCAGGAATGAGACGGGTATGTTCTTGGGCGCTTCCGCAGTTACTTCCGTGGGAATTTCAGACCCAGCGACCCTCGAAGCAATGGCGTGCAGGGAGGCGCTGGCGCTTGCTGCTGATCTCGGAGCCTGTCGTCTTATGGTCGGATCCGACTGCATGGAGGTAATTACGGCGATTAATGGCTGGAACTTGGGTCCCTATTTTCAGGTGACTAGGGAGATTCAACATGTATTAAAGTCTTTTATTTCGTGTACTTTTCGTCATGAGAGTAGGAACTCCAATGTGGAAGCTCTTTAGGTAGAAGCATCTCATCGCTTGATGTGGGTCGCCGAGTGTGGTTTGGCCAGACCCGATGGTCTTTGTATACCTATTCAGGATGTGGTCTAATAAAGCAATCTGTTTGCACTAAAAAAAAGCCAGAACTACAGTACTACGACGGACTAATTCTGGTAATTCTGTTCCTGTATCATTCAGCAGCCAGAATTAGGCTATGagtaataatttttttttaattctgtTCCTGTACGTTGGATGTAAGATGCTATGAGTaatatttaaaacaaaaattagcCTATGTGTGTAAACTCGTGATATCCGTAAAGATCGTTGAATTGCGCATGTGAAGTGTGGCACCTGGTTCGGCAAAATCCCATATCTGCATCGGATACCTAGCTAAGAAATGGATCATTTTGATTCCTATATCTGGCATCGGATATGCCATCTGCGAATTAGTCACAGACGTTGTGCTGTATGGCATTATGGGTGTACATTTCTCAATGAGAAAATTATGCTAGCAAACTGCAGTATCgatgatccatccatccggGAGACTGGGACACATCATGCATATATAGCAGCCACTTATTCTCAGTCTATCTTCACGTGGTCCTCCACTCCATTATTTATTCCCTCTAGCCTTCACCATGACCGGGAGCCCGTCGGCCATGCGCAGCGTCAGCGACGTGACCTGCCGCGGCCGGTACGCGGcgtccacctccacctcgAATCCCTCCAGCACGCACGCCACGATAGACTTCATCTGGATGTAGGCCATCTCCTTCCCGAGGCAGAGCCTCGGCCCCGCGTGGAACGCCACGTACCGGAACGGGCTCTCCGGCCGGAACGTCCTATTATCCGCCGGGTCCAGCCACCGCTCAGGCCGGTAATCCCGCGCGTCCTCGCCCCAAACGGACTCCATCCGCCCCATCGCGTACGAGTTGTACGCCACGAACCACCCCGCCCCGACCGCCGTCCCGTCCGGCAGCACGTCGTCGGCCTGCGCCTGCAGCGTGTTCACGGGCACCGGCGGGTAGAGCCGCATCGACTCCGTGATGGCCGCGTGCACGTAGTGCATCTCTCGCAGCTCGTCCAGATCGAAACCCGCGGCCGCGGCATCGCTCCTGTGTgcacggcgcgcgcgcgccgcggcgaCCTCGTCCCGGATGCGGCGCCGCACGTCCGGGCGCGAGGAGAGCAGCCAGAAGAACCAGGTGAGCGCGGAGGACGTCGTCTCCCGCCCCGCGAGGAGGAAGCTGATCACCACGTCGCGGAGTGCCTCCTCGGTGTAGTAGTACcggtcgtcgtcctcgccgctCGCCATGAGCCTGGACAGCAGGTCGTGCTTGTCGCCGCAGCCCGTGCTCAGCTCCTCCCGCCGCGACGCGATGATGCGGTCCGCGAAGCCGTGCACCATGGCGACGGACTcgcgcagccgccgctccGACCCAAGGTTAAGAGCCCTCTTCACCTTCCAGAATCCCGGCACGGCGTACCGGAACCTCCCCGCGCTGAGGTTGCTCGCGTCGCGGAAGGCGTCGGCGAACCTGCTGCTCGCGGTGCCATGATCATGATCCGCCTCTTGAGCGTCCTCGTCCGGGAGCTGGCGTGGGTCGTGGTCGAAGGCGACGCGGCAGATGTTGTCGAACGCGTACCGCTCGAGCGTGTCCTGCAGATCGAGCGTGCTCGCGCtggcggcacggcggcgcaGGAGCGGGAGGAGCCGCCCGTGGAGCTCGCCGTGCACGGTCTCCGCCACGAAGGCGCGCAGCGAGCGCGTGTTGAACTCGTAGCTGGCGGCCTTCCGCTGCGCGCGCCAGGCCTCGCCGTCGGCGTTGAAGATGCCCCGGCCGAGGAAGTCGTGGAGCAGGGACGCGAAGCGCGCGCCCTTGGGGTAGTTGTCGAAGCTGCCGCGCAGGAAGTGCTCCACGTTGGCCGGGTTCGCGGTGATCACGCCCCGGACGCCGCCCGGCCGGCGGAGCAGGAACGTGCACGTGGGCTCGAGCTCGAGCACCTCGGTCATCCAGTCCAGGATCCGGTGCCGGTTCGCCAGGAACTGCGGCAGGTGGCCCAGCAGCGGGTACGGCTGCATCCACCCCGCCTTCTTGTCAGGCCTCGGGGGTCTCCGGGCACGAAGCACCAAGACcgcgccgaggaagaagaagagcggcAGCAACAGAAAGGCTGCCATTGCCATGGTTACTGGCCTCTAGAGTGTCAGGCCATTCGTGTGCTTGCTTGCCTCCAATATTTATGTGGACCGTAGGTGGGCGCGCAAAAGATAAGGAGAACGGAAAACAGAGGACATATGTCCTCTTCACGTCGCCGTGACCTACTACTTATGACCTTTCTTTGACATGCATCCTCTTCACGTCGCCCTGAACAATTTATGAGTGGCAATGTTGATTGATTTCCCAGACTGTAGCAAAAATAGGCACATCGGCGGGTCCCGCCGTGCAACAGTTGTGCTGAGTGCTGACTCTGGAATCTGGATACTTGTATTGTGTGCTTTTTTTGGTAGGACCGTAGGATCCACATGTCACGTGTGTAGAATTTGTATGGTGATTCATCTTTAGGGTTTGTATTTGATGTAGCACCTCTTTGTAATTTTAGCCTCTACTCTCTGtgtataattcttgtcgaaatattacatgtatctagacaatttttaaaaataaatacattcatttttaggtaaatttgagacaaaagtatgaaacggagggagtagtaatttcCATTAAACAGTGGATGTTTATCATGTACCCGCCCAGTATGTACTGCCTTAgttctcaacaaaaaaaaaggtactgCCTTGGCTCATTTGTGCGGTAAAGTACAACTTAAAAATTCAGAGGTGcctaattttcttttctgtattGATGTGTTCTTTCGTATCAAGATCAACCTTAAAAAGTCTGGTACCAATGTACCACGATTTTGATCATATATCACGTGCCATCATTTTCTGTCCATGTACCTCGATGTACAACTTAGAATCGACAAAGTTCTTACCTCTAGAGCaacctattttttttgtaaatattGATGTGCACTCACATGTCGAGATCAATCTAAAAGAAATTAGGTATCGATGTAACTAGTGTACCGTGATATTGATCATGTACAACAATGTACCTACTATTAATTTAGTGAGGTATATACCATATACCATTCTTACCATGGAGATTCTATTTTCCAGCCATGTTGGAACTAACGTTACAACTCAACATTGTTTTTGTCGTCGGATCTGAAGTCTACTCGAGTCACGTACCCAGCTCCTTCATGGTGGGTCTTACCTAGGCCTGGGCATTTGGTTAATTGGTTAGACTGAACCGGATGGTGAAACTTACTCCCtgcatcccatattaagtgagtcaaatttatccaaatatgaatatatttatgtctaaaaagcgtctagatacatgtaatagaaagttcACTTGAtatgaaaaaagagagtataTTTTTTGAGTGATTGTTATCATGTGAAGACTCGAGAAACTGTTCAACTAATAAGTTAATAAGTGAAGTATGGCTGATGTTTTGGCAGCTGGGAGGCTCCGAATATTGCTTTTAGGAGAGAAGACATGTGATTGGCGCAGGGCCGCACGGTTACAGCCTGGGGCAATTTTCCCCGCACAAAAAAAAGGCCTGGGGCAATCTGTGTGCTAAGCTGGCCACCGTGAATCTCAATGATCAACCTGAATCAGTTTCTTGGGATTTGACTACGTTGGGTCGATTGACAGTGAAATTGCTTTATAAAACCTTAATTAACTTTGAGTGCCTATTTCGTCACAAAATTATTTGAAAACTTAAAGTTGCTTTCAAGATTAAATTTTTGGCTGGTACCTTTGTCCGAGTGTAGTTTTTACAAAGGATAATTTGGCTATTTTTGTGATCAACAGGAGACGATtcaacatttattttttgattgTCCTATGGCGACCTTAGTTTGGCTAGatatctttttttccttcaatttACCTCCCCGAGATGTATCCCTAATATATTTGGTCGATGACTTATAGGCCTGTGCAAATCGCTTACATCGCTTATCAAGGTTGAGGCTTGCACGGTTTGTTGTTCCATTTGGAATTGCAGGTGTTTGATGGATTTTTGTCACAATCTATCGGCAGGATGATAGAAATAAAGATAGATATTGACGTGGATAAATGATGATAATTTGCAAATACTATTGCCAAAATGCTACCAATATTCATGAATACAAAGCTTCAAGCTTCTCGCAAACACAAAGATATGATTAGAATTTAGAGAGCCAACAAGAGATAGTAAGAAAAACCATTGGAAGTGGATAACTTGGTACTGGACCTGGATAGAATCAAGACCAGTCTCTTCAAAGAGATGGAGACACGCATTGGGGATCTCACTATGAGACTTTTAAGAGCATAAAAAAACTTGTTCTCATTTGTTATTGATGTTCTCCAATATGTTGCAAAAGATGGTCCAAATGATGGAAAGATACCACAATCTTATGGTCTCGTAGATTATCTCAAGGATTTTGACTTTGTATTTCATCTTAAGCTAGTTAATGTTGCTTATCTTAATTAGGACATGCAAATGGCCTGTCTCGCCACTGACCCAACAACTTGAGTTGTGTGAGCAGTTTTGTCCAACAAGTTGCAAAATGAACAAAACTAGCTAGTCCCAGAAGTTGAGATTCGGATTTCTTAGAGTTCCGAACCAATCAGGCGTTGACACGTgccatatgtttttttttttgaaaacccCCTCCAGAAGCTCTCCTTCGCCTCCAATGGCTTCATCCGCCGGCGTGTGTACAAAAATTGTTTCTGTTCGAGggattttttgcaaaattttcaCAGCCATCTAACTGCCGCGTGTCCAATTCAAAATAATTGGACTAAATGCTTCTGAATCTCAACTTCTGAAACTAGTTTCGCTCATTTTGCAACTTGTTGGACTAAATTGCTCTCACATCTCAAGTTGTTGGGCCAGTGGCGCAATTATCTCAAAGATTGAGATACCTTGGAGGCTATGCCAGAGGTGACGTCAACCAAACAAGATTTTAGCAAATTATTATACTTGGAGTATAATAGTTGAGAGTCCCTGTTTGAGACATCATGCTCTTTTTGTGAAAACATGGTATTCCGAAGTCAGACTGGCATAAACCAAGGAAAAAGATCAACTGCACTCGTTGAATTTCAAGCATTTGAAGTCCAAGgttcgagtttttttttttttgatagcCAGTCCAAGGTTCGAGTTGTTGTTTATGTCGGATTCACATCAACCACAGCGTCTCCTCCGCcagagtgttttttttttccttcttccacTTTTGAGGGGAATCCTCCGTCCAAGGCGAAACTGAAATACTGGATGAGAGTCCATAGTTGGGCTACATCTATGGGCTTTGGGCTAAACTGACGATGGGTAGCCACGCGTATGGTATTGATCTCACCAGCCTAGCCCATCCCCTAAAAGATAGGAGTACTAGCCTAACCCAAAATATACTCAGGTGGCCAGGTTAGCTTTTGTTTTGTGCGAAAACACTCCCGCACTACTCTATTCCATCCGTTTCCTTAAATTatgatgtatatttttttttaccgagtCTTTGACCAATGAACTTTACCAACGTGtgacttatgtgatacaaatcataatcataatCAAGTACTCGTTCCGTCCCacattaagtgactttctattacatgtatctagacatttttggggtataaatacatccatatttgagcaaatttgagtcacttaatacggGACGGGGGGAGTATTTTTTAATACGAATGCAATGAATATATtaataaacttggtcaaagaaaacaatataacACGTCCTAATTTAAgtaacggagtgagtatatacAAGCAAGAAATACTGTTGCTGCTgtcaaaaaaggaaagaaaagaaatactaGTACTACCTAAGAGTAGATAATCCCCTAAGAAAAAGAGTAGGAGTAGAAGAAAAATTGGTAGGGTGCATATTCCAGGATGCGTCTTTAAATCAAAGACTTAAACGCCTTTGCGTCTCTTAGGTCGAATCACGGCAGCGATGCTAGCACTGCTGTTGTGTGTGACCGAATTAAGCTGTCATTGCCGCATGATTAGCAAGTCTGAGCAAACGGTCCCTTTCTTTGTCATGCTTTGCTTCTAACTTTGCCTTCTTTCGACAAAGAAAACACGCCCTGTGCCCATGGAAGCTGACAGCAAAGGGAGGTCCGGGAACGGCTTTGCGTTGTCCTCAAGCCTTCGACTCAGTTTCGATTCCATGGACATGGGCGGAGACAATCAGAAAAGGTTATGATTAATCTTCCCCGGCAGAGCCTCTGCTAAGTAGGTCCACATAACACAGACATGCACAAGGCTAACCCAGTTCGGTTACAAAAGGACTCTGGAATTAGGGAGCAATAAGAATCAATCATCAATCAAATATTGCGGATGCAGAAGCATCTGACAGACACCAAAATGAGCTTGCACGATATGCAGCGCATGTTCACCGTGAGTACTATTGAGTTCGGTTACAAAAGGACTCTGGAATTAGGGGAAGATTTTGGTTGCAGCGGAGTAACCTCGAGTCCAAACTACTAGTACTTTCACGATCATTGTGGTGTTTGGACATGCTTCATTTTCGGTTTTAGGCAGTGTATTCCCTTCACTCTTTGGTCAAGTACTAAAGCAAAGAGGAGCTAGCTTGTATCTAATAACCCTTTATTAATTTGACAGCCACAATTTTGTTTGCGGTAGAAGGTTCAGTGTTCAACCGACAGCCACAGATCAGCATATAGTCAACTTTGAGAGCGCACGGCTGGACCGCATTTCTTGGTGGTAACAGCAGTTCTGTTTAGAAGAAGGCCGGTCAGCAGTTGATTAATGGTCCCTACATCCCCTTGtctttcagaaaagaaaatcggCAATGGTCGTAGGAGTAATTGACAACGGGATAGCCAGTTTATGCAAGAAATGATATATAGATGCTTAAATTTGTCGGATGATTTGATAGTACTTCACAAGTCATGGAAGTGGTAAACTGGTAACGTCGTTGAGAGCAGACATGTTCAAACCCCAGGCCGGCCAGTTTGGAAAATCTAAACCGAAAATGCCAAGCCCGAGTGGCCCAGCTCCAGCTGGATGCCTGGATGCGTAAAGCCATTTCAAAACTTAACAATATTTTATCTTTTATGGTGAAAATATTCAGGGTAACTCGTTTTGGGCTTGTTCAGGTTTTTGGACTGAGAATCATACCCAAGCTCCGGGCACAACGGGGCTAGCTCAGCCATGAACCAGTCTTGCAGCTGGGGCGACCTAAGCTTCTTGCTTGCGTCCATTGAATTGGAACTATACCTCTCTCAAACTGGGTGTCATTGCAATTAGATGACCCTGCAAAGTACTCTAGAACTTTATCCGTTTCCTATTCTCCCTTGGTTTGCACGTTGATGCTATACAACGGTTTGAATTGTATCGTCAACTCTTCACATGCATTTTTCAATTAAAATGTCTGCCCATTCTATACCGATAACACTTACTAAAAAACGCCCGAAATCTCGCATTCACGCTCCTTCGGTTCCAAACGTCCACTCCAATAGTACTCCGCACTTCATCAAAGAACAAACAGCCCAACGTCTACTTGCAATCTGCAAGCATTATTTAGGaataacaaataaaaatacCACAAATCCAGATCACTTCGTCCCTACTCCTTGACCTATGGCAATATATCAAGTCGAAATCCTAGCTAGCCGGCGCATACTTTATTATCCCCCTTATCATTGCAACCCCAAAACGAATTCCACAGCTCACTCTCCGTAACCCATATGCGAAGCTAGCGCACAAGAGATCATGTCCGATCCAGGTCACACTTCACCCGTTGCCGCTGTGCACCAGTAAGAGCGGAGCAACGACTGCCATGCAAACAAAGGAGGAGCGGGCCATATTTATCTCTCACCCGACTCCATTATAGGAGTAGGATGCTGATTTTGGTCTAGATTGTGCAATTAAGGACTTCCAACCAACGGCCAACTTGGGCTGGCTATTGGTTCATCGGCAAACAAGTCAAAGCTCGGTCAAGCTAGCTCtatctcaccttggagtaggcATCAACCCTAATCAGCACCGGAAACGTACtattctctctccctctcttgtTTTACATATTGTAAGCATATCACTATATCAGGTTAGTCAATAAAGTTTAACCTTTAATATTATTATCATTACCGGGAACATAATTAAGTACGGAGTAACACATTTAACAAGCGATAAGTATAGATTGATGGAGACAACTACGGAGTAGTTCACTGCAAACAGGGATTAACTAATCCAGGAGCAGCGCAGGAGAATCTCGTGAGCATGATCCAGCAGGTGGTGGCCTTTTCAGGCTG
This is a stretch of genomic DNA from Brachypodium distachyon strain Bd21 chromosome 1, Brachypodium_distachyon_v3.0, whole genome shotgun sequence. It encodes these proteins:
- the LOC100825039 gene encoding cytochrome P450 94B3, with product MAMAAFLLLPLFFFLGAVLVLRARRPPRPDKKAGWMQPYPLLGHLPQFLANRHRILDWMTEVLELEPTCTFLLRRPGGVRGVITANPANVEHFLRGSFDNYPKGARFASLLHDFLGRGIFNADGEAWRAQRKAASYEFNTRSLRAFVAETVHGELHGRLLPLLRRRAASASTLDLQDTLERYAFDNICRVAFDHDPRQLPDEDAQEADHDHGTASSRFADAFRDASNLSAGRFRYAVPGFWKVKRALNLGSERRLRESVAMVHGFADRIIASRREELSTGCGDKHDLLSRLMASGEDDDRYYYTEEALRDVVISFLLAGRETTSSALTWFFWLLSSRPDVRRRIRDEVAAARARRAHRSDAAAAGFDLDELREMHYVHAAITESMRLYPPVPVNTLQAQADDVLPDGTAVGAGWFVAYNSYAMGRMESVWGEDARDYRPERWLDPADNRTFRPESPFRYVAFHAGPRLCLGKEMAYIQMKSIVACVLEGFEVEVDAAYRPRQVTSLTLRMADGLPVMVKARGNK